The following proteins are co-located in the Manihot esculenta cultivar AM560-2 chromosome 7, M.esculenta_v8, whole genome shotgun sequence genome:
- the LOC110619506 gene encoding phytosulfokine receptor 1, translating into FLAVLPLVLVMGVQDLWAVVFLVVFCFHAYVLHSQTQNLSCTENDFRALQDFMNGFQSTIPGWDTNSSSNCCDWSGITCNSSSSLGFINDSATSGRVTMLLLPDKRLTGKLVDTLGNLDQLRIVNLSRNFIKDSIPFSLFYLPKLEVLDLSFNDFTGSVPQTINLPSITVLDISANNLNGSVPTHICENSTRIRVIRLAVNYFAGDIAPGLGRCTSLEHLCLGMNNLTGGITQDIYRLQKLKLLGLQDNKLSGQLSTGIGQLLTLERLDISSNHFSGIIPDVFNNLANFSYFLGHSNNFIGTIPFSLANSPSLKLLNLRNNSLDGAIRLNCSAMTSLDSLNLGSNKFQGRLPDDLPSCKNLKNINLARNNFSGQIPESYKNFQSLSYFSLSNTSIYNLSSALEILQQCKNLTTLVLTLNFRDEQLPAHSSLHFDNLKVLIIANCRLRGLIPPWLRNSRNLQLLDLSWNRLSGNIPLWFGDFQDLFYLDLSNNSFIGEIPKNFTLLPSLINRTISLVQQSPDFPFFMKRNESERALQYNQILSLPPTLDLSHNFLTGSIWMEFGNLKKLHILDLKHNKLSGPIPGELSRMTSLETLDLSHNNLSGSIPSSLIQLSFLSKFNVAYNNLSGQIPVGGQFLTFPNSSFEGNDLCGDHGAPLCPGLNRVPSDAPMKSRRNRDIIIGMAVGIVFGTAFLLCLMFMIVLRAHSRGGEVDAEKEGVETNDKDLEELGSRLVVLFQNKENYRELSLEELLKSTNNFDQANIIGCGGFGLVYKATLPDGRKVAIKRLSGDCGQMEREFRAEVETLSRAQHPNLVHLQGYCMFKADRLLIYSYMENSSLDYWLHEKIDGPSLLDWSTRLKIARGAAKGLAYLHQSCEPHILHRDIKSSNILLDENFEAHLADFGLARLILPSDTHVTTDLVGTLGYIPPEYGQASVATYKGDVYSFGVVLLELLTGKRPMDMCKPKGSRDLISWVIQMKKENRESEVFDPFICDKQHDKQLLQVFDIACLCLSESPKVRPSTTQLVSWLENTDISTA; encoded by the coding sequence TTTCTTGCTGTACTTCCTCTGGTTTTAGTTATGGGTGTCCAAGATTTATGGGCAGTTGTTTTTCTTGTTGTATTCTGCTTTCATGCTTATGTCCTCCATTCTCAGACCCAGAACCTTTCATGCACTGAAAATGATTTTAGGGCATTGCAGGATTTCATGAATGGCTTCCAATCAACGATTCCAGGCTGGGACACTAATTCCTCTTCTAATTGCTGTGATTGGTCTGGCATTACTTGcaattcttcctcttctcttggCTTCATAAATGATTCTGCCACTTCTGGTAGAGTGACTATGCTTCTGCTTccagataaaaggttgacaggCAAACTTGTCGACACATTAGGCAATTTGGATCAACTCAGAATTGTTAATCTGTCTCGCAATTTCATCAAAGACTCGATACCTTTTTCCTTATTTTACTTGCCAAAACTGGAGGTTCTAGACTTGAGCTTCAATGACTTTACTGGTTCAGTCCCGCAGACCATCAATTTACCCTCTATAACCGTCCTTGACATTTCCGCAAACAATCTAAATGGCTCGGTTCCTACCCACATCTGCGAAAACTCTACTCGAATTCGGGTCATTCGTTTGGCAGTGAACTACTTCGCCGGTGACATTGCACCAGGTCTTGGGAGATGCACTTCCTTGGAGCATCTTTGTCTTGGTATGAATAATCTCACCGGTGGCATAACTCAGGACATCTATCGGCTTCAGAAGCTCAAGCTGTTGGGTCTCCAGGATAACAAGCTTTCTGGGCAGCTAAGCACTGGAATTGGCCAACTCCTCACCCTTGAAAGATTGGACATTTCCTCTAACCATTTTTCAGGTATCATACCAGATGTTTTTAATAACTTGGCCAACTTTAGCTATTTCTTGGGGCATTCCAATAATTTTATTGGTACAATACCCTTCTCTTTGGCTAATTCTCCTTCACTTAAATTGCTCAATTTGAGGAATAATTCATTGGATGGTGCTATTCGGCTTAATTGTTCTGCGATGACTAGTTTAGATTCTCTTAATTTGGGTTCTAATAAGTTTCAAGGGCGTCTGCCTGATGATCTTCCTTCTTGCAAGAATTTGAAGAATATTAATCTTGCCCGGAACAATTTCAGTGGCCAAATTCCAGAAAGCTACAAGAATTTTCAGAGTCTCTCTTATTTTTCCCTCTCAAATACCAGCATCTATAATCTTTCATCGGCCTTGGAGATCCTGCAGCAGTGCAAGAACTTAACTACTTTGGTCCTAACCTTGAATTTCCGAGATGAACAATTGCCTGCTCATTCTAGTCTTCATTTTGATAACTTGAAGGTGCTTATTATTGCTAATTGTAGACTCAGAGGATTGATACCACCTTGGCTGAGGAACAGCAGGAATTTGCAGTTGTTAGATTTGTCATGGAACCGTTTGAGTGGAAATATTCCACTCTGGTTTGGTGATTTTCAGGATCTCTTTTATCTGGACTTGTCAAATAACTCGTTCATTGGGGAGATCCCAAAAAACTTCACTCTATTGCCAAGCCTCATCAACAGGACTATCTCATTGGTTCAACAATCGCCAGATTTCCCTTTTTTTATGAAAAGGAATGAAAGTGAGAGGGCGTTGCAGTATAATCAGATTTTGAGTTTGCCACCAACACTGGACCTCAGTCATAACTTCCTTACTGGATCAATCTGGATGGAGTTTGGGAATTTGAAAAAGCTCCATATTTTGGACTTGAAGCATAATAAGTTGTCAGGACCAATACCAGGTGAATTATCACGGATGACTAGCTTGGAGACGCTGGATTTATCCCACAATAATCTTTCAGGGTCCATTCCTTCATCCCTGATACAGCTCAGCTTTCTATCTAAGTTTAATGTTGCTTACAACAATCTCTCTGGGCAGATTCCTGTTGGAGGTCAATTTCTGACTTTCCCCAACTCAAGCTTTGAAGGTAATGATCTTTGTGGTGATCATGGCGCTCCCCTTTGTCCAGGCCTTAACCGAGTTCCAAGTGATGCACCAATGAAATCAAGAAGGAACAGAGATATTATTATTGGAATGGCTGTTGGGATTGTATTTGGGACAGCTTTTCTTCTTTGTCTCATGTTCATGATTGTATTGCGGGCACATAGTCGAGGAGGGGAGGTTGATGCTGAAAAAGAGGGTGTTGAAACCAATGATAAAGATTTGGAAGAACTTGGATCGAGGTTAGTGGTTCTGTTCCAAAATAAGGAGAACTATAGAGAGCTTTCCTTAGAGGAACTTCTGAAATCTACCAACAATTTTGATCAAGCAAATATCATTGGCTGTGGAGGTTTTGGTCTAGTTTATAAAGCCACTCTCCCTGATGGTAGAAAGGTTGCAATCAAAAGGCTCTCTGGTGACTGTGGTCAAATGGAGAGAGAATTCCGTGCTGAAGTTGAAACCCTATCAAGAGCTCAGCACCCAAATCTTGTCCATCTTCAAGGGTATTGCATGTTCAAAGCTGACAGGCTATTAATATACTCCTACATGGAAAACAGCAGCTTGGATTATTGGTTACATGAAAAAATTGATGGTCCATCATTGCTGGATTGGAGCACCAGGCTCAAAATTGCTCGAGGGGCTGCAAAAGGGCTTGCATATCTGCATCAGTCATGCGAGCCCCATATCCTTCACCGAGATATAAAGTCCAGTAACATCCTTTTGGATGAGAATTTTGAAGCACATTTAGCAGATTTTGGTCTTGCAAGGCTCATACTACCTAGTGATACCCATGTGACAACTGATCTTGTAGGGACATTAGGATACATTCCTCCTGAGTATGGCCAAGCTTCTGTTGCTACCTATAAAGGGGACGTGTATAGTTTTGGGGTTGTTCTTTTGGAGCTTCTTACTGGTAAAAGGCCTATGGATATGTGCAAGCCGAAAGGATCACGGGATTTGATCTCTTGGGTAATTCAGATGAAGAAGGAGAACAGAGAGAGTGAAGTTTTTGATCCATTCATTTGTGACAAACAGCATGATAAGCAATTACTACAGGTTTTTGACATTGCTTGCCTTTGTCTAAGTGAATCCCCAAAAGTAAGGCCTTCTACGACACAGCTGGTTTCATGGCTTGAAAATACAGATATCTCCACGGCCTAG